The Streptomyces sp. NL15-2K genome contains a region encoding:
- a CDS encoding maltokinase, with translation MPKTASLRRRPTVVPDPMASLGELLREWLPRQRWFAGKDRPVTELALLSMTELYPGCLHLLVHTGHAGVPAPCWAGPAGDCYQLLLGVREHMAPRLGRALIGRAEEGPLAGMTVYDALHDPRSAQLLLERLRHPGSAGPLRFECDPSVPVPAGLPPRLLDAEQSNSSLVYGDEFILKVFRRIQPGVNPDLEVPRALADEGCRRVPAPVAWFSTTHPQDATLGVLQPYLRDASDGWTLALRALGTGDHFAAQARELGQAMAEVHLALASAFPPGTHGENGRTAAAMTERLDSAAHYVPALKPFVPGLRSAFGALATCDAGPPAQRIHGDLHLGQVLRAGREWFVIDFEGEPSRPLAERCSAQSPVRDIAGMLRSFDYAARQRRPWRPEWARRCREAFCAGYAARAGWDPRKKHGLLRAYETDRAVYEVLYEARHRPDWLPVPMAAIERLAVRGD, from the coding sequence ATGCCGAAGACCGCATCTCTCCGCCGCAGACCCACGGTCGTCCCCGATCCCATGGCCTCGCTCGGTGAATTGCTGCGCGAGTGGCTCCCCCGGCAGCGCTGGTTCGCCGGCAAGGACCGGCCCGTCACGGAACTCGCACTGCTGTCGATGACCGAGCTGTACCCGGGCTGTCTGCACCTGCTGGTGCACACCGGTCACGCGGGAGTGCCGGCTCCCTGCTGGGCCGGCCCGGCCGGTGACTGCTACCAGCTGCTCCTCGGCGTGCGCGAACACATGGCGCCCCGTCTCGGCCGGGCGCTCATCGGCAGGGCGGAAGAGGGCCCGCTGGCCGGCATGACGGTGTACGACGCGTTGCACGACCCCCGGTCGGCGCAGCTGCTCCTGGAGCGGCTGCGGCACCCCGGCTCGGCCGGCCCCCTGCGTTTCGAGTGCGATCCGTCCGTGCCGGTGCCGGCCGGGCTGCCGCCGCGGTTGCTGGACGCCGAACAGTCCAACTCCTCGCTGGTGTACGGCGACGAGTTCATCCTGAAGGTCTTCCGGCGCATCCAACCCGGCGTCAACCCCGACCTGGAGGTGCCGCGCGCGCTGGCCGACGAAGGCTGCCGCCGCGTCCCCGCCCCGGTGGCCTGGTTCAGCACCACGCATCCGCAGGACGCGACGCTCGGTGTGCTGCAGCCGTACCTGCGCGACGCGTCCGACGGCTGGACGCTGGCGCTGCGCGCGCTCGGCACCGGTGACCACTTCGCCGCGCAGGCCCGCGAGCTGGGGCAGGCCATGGCGGAGGTGCACCTCGCGCTGGCCTCGGCCTTCCCCCCCGGCACCCACGGCGAGAACGGCCGTACGGCGGCGGCGATGACCGAGCGGCTGGACTCCGCCGCGCACTACGTGCCGGCGCTCAAGCCGTTCGTCCCCGGCCTGCGGAGCGCCTTCGGCGCCCTCGCCACCTGTGACGCCGGGCCGCCCGCCCAGCGTATCCACGGTGACCTGCATCTGGGACAGGTGCTGCGCGCGGGGCGCGAGTGGTTCGTCATCGACTTCGAGGGCGAGCCGTCCCGTCCGCTCGCCGAGCGGTGCAGCGCCCAGTCCCCGGTGCGGGACATCGCCGGCATGCTGCGTTCCTTCGACTACGCGGCCCGGCAGCGCCGCCCCTGGCGCCCGGAGTGGGCGCGCCGCTGCCGGGAGGCCTTCTGCGCTGGCTACGCCGCCCGCGCCGGATGGGATCCGCGCAAGAAGCACGGTCTCCTGCGTGCGTACGAGACCGATCGGGCGGTGTACGAAGTCCTGTACGAGGCCAGGCACCGCCCGGACTGGCTCCCCGTACCCATGGCGGCGATCGAGCGTCTCGCCGTGAGAGGAGACTGA
- a CDS encoding RNA polymerase sigma factor SigF has translation MPVTGKTKPHPHDDAPDTASDFERLARMPAGPARKALRDELVEAWLPMAERIAVRFRGRGESLEDLYQVAALGLVKAVDHYDPARGCAFEAYAVPTVTGEIKRHFRDHMWTLHVPRRVQDLRNRVRQAAKELSQTTPGRAPTVAEIARHAGMSESEARTGMEALECFTALSLEAEMPGTDGYALGDAIGGPDPAFDIVVDRVAVRPCLEALPERERTILYLRFFRGMTQSNIAEQLGISQMHVSRLLSGCFDRLREEILTEAR, from the coding sequence ATGCCTGTCACCGGCAAGACGAAGCCGCACCCGCACGACGACGCCCCCGACACCGCCTCGGACTTCGAACGGCTCGCGCGGATGCCCGCGGGCCCCGCGCGCAAGGCGCTCCGCGACGAGCTGGTCGAGGCCTGGCTGCCCATGGCCGAGCGGATCGCGGTCCGCTTCCGGGGGCGCGGCGAGTCCCTCGAGGACCTGTACCAGGTGGCCGCCCTCGGTCTCGTCAAAGCCGTCGACCACTACGACCCGGCGCGCGGCTGTGCCTTCGAGGCGTACGCCGTGCCGACCGTCACCGGTGAGATCAAGCGGCACTTCCGTGACCACATGTGGACGCTGCACGTGCCGCGCCGGGTGCAGGACCTGCGCAACCGGGTCCGGCAGGCCGCGAAGGAGCTGTCGCAGACGACGCCGGGACGGGCGCCGACGGTGGCCGAGATCGCCCGGCACGCCGGCATGAGCGAGAGCGAGGCGCGCACCGGCATGGAGGCGCTGGAGTGCTTCACGGCGCTGTCGCTGGAGGCCGAGATGCCCGGCACCGACGGGTACGCCCTCGGGGACGCGATCGGCGGCCCGGACCCCGCCTTCGACATCGTCGTCGACCGGGTGGCCGTCCGGCCTTGCCTGGAGGCGCTGCCGGAGCGCGAGCGGACCATCCTCTACCTGCGTTTCTTCCGGGGCATGACGCAGAGCAACATCGCGGAGCAGCTCGGCATCTCGCAGATGCACGTCTCCCGGCTGCTCAGCGGCTGCTTCGACCGGTTGCGCGAGGAGATCCTCACCGAGGCCCGGTGA
- the glgX gene encoding glycogen debranching protein GlgX yields MTAPSHRKGVPVWSGHPYALGAAHDGKGTNFALFSEVAERVDLVLFDDDGRETRVPMTEVDGFVWHCYLPGIGPGQRYGYRVHGPWQPALGQRCNPAKLLLDPYARAVDGQVDNHPSLFERTPGGPSPADSAGHTMLGVVTDPAFDWGDDRPPRRPYADSVIYEAHVRGLTRTHPDVPPELRGTYAGLAHPAVVEHLTSLGVTAVELMPVHQFVQDGVLQDRGLSNYWGYNTIGFFAPHNGYAAHGTRGQQVTEFKSMVKALHAAGLEVILDVVYNHTAEGNERGPTLSFRGIDNASYYRLVDGDWEHYYDTTGTGNSLLMRHPYVLQLIMDSLRYWITEMHVDGFRFDLAATLARQFHEVDRLSAFFDLIQQDPVISRVKLIAEPWDVGEGGYQVGNFPPLWSEWNGKYRDCVRDFWRGRPHTLGEFASRLTGSADLYQHSRRRPRASVNFVTAHDGFTLRDLVSYNDKHNEANGEGNRDGESDNRSWNCGAEGETEDRAVRDLRARQQRNFLATLLLSQGIPMLCHGDELGRTQRGNNNAYCQDDDISWIDWRLTDEQRALSDFTRHLIRLRAEHPVLRRRRFFRGETVTHAGQPLPDLVWLLPDAREMSDEDWQRSDAHSVGVFLNGDAIAEPDPRGRPVVDDSFLLLLNGYWEPVDFRLPDVSYGERWTTVIDTAEPHGADESEHKAGTELTVEARSLVLLSRPSRSGR; encoded by the coding sequence GTGACCGCGCCATCGCACCGGAAAGGGGTGCCCGTCTGGAGCGGGCACCCCTACGCGTTGGGCGCCGCCCACGACGGCAAGGGCACCAACTTCGCGCTGTTCAGCGAGGTCGCCGAACGCGTCGACCTCGTCCTCTTCGACGACGACGGCCGCGAGACGCGGGTGCCGATGACCGAGGTCGACGGCTTCGTGTGGCACTGCTACCTGCCCGGGATCGGCCCGGGGCAGCGTTACGGCTACCGGGTGCACGGGCCGTGGCAGCCGGCCCTGGGCCAGCGGTGCAATCCGGCGAAGCTGCTCCTGGACCCGTACGCCCGGGCGGTGGACGGGCAGGTGGACAACCACCCCTCCCTCTTCGAGCGGACGCCGGGCGGCCCGTCCCCGGCCGACAGCGCCGGGCACACCATGCTCGGCGTGGTCACCGACCCGGCCTTCGACTGGGGCGACGACCGGCCACCGCGGCGGCCGTACGCCGACAGTGTGATCTACGAGGCGCACGTGCGGGGACTCACCCGCACCCACCCCGACGTCCCGCCCGAGCTGCGCGGCACCTACGCCGGTCTCGCGCACCCCGCGGTGGTCGAGCACCTCACCTCGCTCGGCGTGACCGCGGTCGAGCTGATGCCGGTGCACCAGTTCGTGCAGGACGGCGTGCTCCAGGACCGCGGCCTGTCCAACTACTGGGGCTACAACACCATCGGCTTCTTCGCGCCCCACAACGGCTACGCCGCCCACGGCACCCGCGGCCAGCAGGTCACCGAGTTCAAGTCGATGGTCAAGGCCCTGCACGCGGCCGGGCTCGAAGTGATCCTCGACGTGGTCTACAACCACACCGCCGAGGGCAACGAGAGGGGCCCCACCCTGTCCTTCCGGGGCATCGACAACGCCTCGTACTACCGCTTGGTGGACGGCGACTGGGAGCACTACTACGACACCACCGGCACCGGCAACAGCCTGCTGATGCGCCACCCCTACGTGCTGCAACTGATCATGGACTCGCTGCGCTACTGGATCACCGAGATGCACGTCGACGGCTTCCGCTTCGACCTCGCGGCCACGCTGGCGCGGCAGTTCCACGAGGTGGACCGGCTGTCGGCGTTCTTCGACCTGATCCAGCAGGATCCGGTGATCAGCCGCGTCAAGCTCATCGCCGAGCCGTGGGACGTGGGCGAGGGCGGCTACCAGGTGGGCAACTTCCCGCCGCTGTGGTCGGAGTGGAACGGCAAGTACCGGGACTGCGTACGGGATTTCTGGCGCGGCCGGCCGCACACGCTCGGCGAGTTCGCCTCCCGGCTGACCGGCTCCGCCGACCTGTACCAGCACAGCCGGCGCCGCCCCCGCGCCAGCGTCAACTTCGTCACCGCGCACGACGGTTTCACCCTGCGCGACCTCGTCTCCTACAACGACAAGCACAACGAGGCCAACGGCGAGGGCAACCGGGACGGCGAGAGCGACAACCGCTCCTGGAACTGCGGCGCCGAAGGCGAGACCGAGGACCGGGCCGTGAGGGATCTGCGCGCCCGCCAGCAGCGCAACTTCCTGGCCACGCTCCTGCTGTCGCAGGGCATCCCGATGCTCTGCCACGGCGACGAACTCGGCCGCACCCAGCGCGGCAACAACAACGCCTACTGCCAGGACGACGACATCTCCTGGATCGACTGGCGGCTCACCGACGAACAGCGCGCCCTGAGTGACTTCACCCGGCACCTGATCCGGCTGCGCGCCGAGCACCCCGTGCTGCGCCGGCGCCGCTTCTTCCGCGGCGAGACCGTGACGCACGCCGGCCAGCCGCTGCCCGACCTGGTGTGGCTGCTCCCGGACGCGCGCGAGATGAGCGACGAGGACTGGCAGCGCTCCGACGCGCACTCGGTCGGCGTCTTCCTCAACGGTGACGCCATCGCCGAACCCGACCCGCGCGGGCGCCCCGTCGTGGACGACTCGTTCCTGCTCCTGCTCAACGGCTACTGGGAGCCGGTGGACTTCCGGCTGCCGGACGTCAGCTACGGCGAGCGCTGGACCACCGTGATCGACACCGCCGAGCCGCACGGCGCCGACGAGTCGGAGCACAAGGCCGGTACGGAGCTGACCGTCGAGGCGCGCAGCCTGGTGCTGCTGTCGAGGCCGTCTCGTAGCGGCCGGTGA
- a CDS encoding pep a2 has product MKTASPCYYHLDVEVSPERVGQVSRILAAHLRYWDLENLVEPVCHGAELLLKAIDEHATDKSASIEMWWNGQHLITAIGENDCELRPDQDLRGCLEHIAAMSDGWGCCATDTGSKVIWFSQRARAGERVPLVPVAPAPSLREGLQVPREMPVAALAGPTSTPDGVLQDAR; this is encoded by the coding sequence ATGAAGACCGCATCGCCCTGCTACTACCACCTCGACGTGGAGGTCAGCCCGGAACGGGTCGGGCAGGTCAGCCGCATCCTGGCCGCTCACCTCCGGTACTGGGACCTGGAGAACCTGGTCGAGCCCGTGTGCCACGGCGCCGAGCTGCTGCTGAAGGCCATCGACGAGCATGCCACGGACAAGAGTGCGTCGATCGAGATGTGGTGGAACGGCCAGCACCTCATCACCGCCATCGGTGAGAACGACTGCGAGCTGCGCCCGGACCAGGACCTGCGTGGCTGCCTGGAACACATCGCCGCGATGAGCGACGGCTGGGGCTGCTGCGCCACGGACACCGGCAGCAAGGTCATCTGGTTCTCGCAGCGCGCCCGGGCCGGCGAACGCGTCCCGCTGGTGCCGGTGGCCCCCGCGCCCAGCCTGCGCGAGGGGCTCCAGGTGCCCCGCGAGATGCCCGTCGCGGCCCTGGCCGGGCCCACGAGCACACCGGACGGCGTCCTCCAGGACGCGCGGTGA
- the treS gene encoding maltose alpha-D-glucosyltransferase, which produces MTVNEPVHDTFEDTPAKDRDPEWFKRAVFYEVLVRSFQDSNGDGVGDLKGLTAKLDYLQWLGVDCLWLPPFFKSPLKDGGYDVSDYTAVLPEFGDLADFVEFVDAAHQRGMRVIIDFVMNHTSDQHPWFQESRKNPDGPYGDYYMWADDDKQFQDARIIFVDTEASNWTFDPVRGQYYFHRFFSHQPDLNYESPVVQEEILAALRFWLDLGIDGFRLDAVPYLYAEEGTNCENLPATHDFLKRVRREIDAMYPDTVLLAEANQWPEDVVDYFGDYASGGDECHMAFHFPVMPRIFMAVRRESRYPVSEILAKTPAIPSKCQWGIFLRNHDELTLEMVTDEERDYMWAEYAKDPRMRANIGIRRRLAPLLDNDRDTIELFTALLLSLPGSPILYYGDEIGMGDNIWLGDRDAVRTPMQWTPDRNAGFSSCDPGRLYLPTIMDPVYGHQVTNVEASMASPSSLLHWTRRMIEIRKQNPAFGLGSFTELQSSNPAVLAFLREYEDDLVLCVNNFARFAQPTELDLREFDGRHPVELFGGVRFPAIGELPYLLTLGGHGFYWFRLSRVASRIGRRL; this is translated from the coding sequence ATGACCGTCAACGAGCCCGTCCACGACACCTTCGAGGACACCCCCGCCAAGGACCGGGACCCGGAGTGGTTCAAGCGCGCGGTCTTCTACGAAGTCCTCGTCCGCTCCTTCCAGGACAGCAACGGTGACGGCGTCGGCGACCTCAAGGGCCTGACCGCCAAGCTCGACTATCTGCAGTGGCTGGGCGTCGACTGCCTGTGGCTGCCGCCCTTCTTCAAGTCACCCCTCAAGGACGGCGGTTACGACGTCTCCGACTACACCGCCGTGCTGCCCGAGTTCGGTGACCTCGCCGACTTCGTGGAGTTCGTGGACGCCGCGCACCAGCGCGGCATGCGTGTGATCATCGACTTCGTCATGAACCACACCAGCGACCAGCACCCGTGGTTCCAGGAATCGCGCAAGAACCCCGACGGTCCGTACGGCGACTATTACATGTGGGCCGACGACGACAAACAGTTCCAGGACGCGCGGATCATCTTCGTCGACACCGAGGCCTCCAACTGGACCTTCGACCCCGTCCGGGGGCAGTACTACTTCCACCGCTTCTTCTCCCACCAACCGGACCTCAATTACGAGAGCCCGGTGGTGCAGGAGGAGATCCTGGCCGCCCTCCGCTTCTGGCTGGACCTGGGCATCGACGGCTTCCGGCTCGACGCGGTGCCCTATCTGTACGCGGAGGAGGGCACCAACTGCGAGAACCTGCCCGCCACGCACGACTTCCTGAAGCGGGTCCGCCGCGAGATCGACGCGATGTATCCGGACACGGTGCTGCTGGCGGAGGCGAACCAGTGGCCGGAGGACGTCGTCGACTACTTCGGCGACTACGCCAGTGGCGGCGACGAATGCCACATGGCCTTCCACTTCCCGGTCATGCCGCGCATCTTCATGGCCGTGCGACGGGAATCCCGGTATCCCGTCTCGGAAATCCTCGCCAAAACCCCCGCCATTCCCTCGAAGTGCCAGTGGGGCATCTTCCTGCGCAACCACGACGAGCTCACGCTGGAAATGGTCACCGACGAAGAGCGCGACTACATGTGGGCGGAATACGCCAAGGACCCCCGCATGCGCGCCAACATCGGCATCCGGCGGCGGCTGGCGCCCCTGCTGGACAACGACCGCGACACGATCGAGCTGTTCACCGCCCTGCTGCTGTCCCTGCCGGGCTCGCCGATCCTGTACTACGGCGACGAGATCGGCATGGGCGACAACATCTGGCTCGGCGACCGGGACGCCGTCCGCACCCCCATGCAGTGGACACCGGACCGCAACGCCGGTTTCTCGTCGTGCGATCCCGGGCGGCTCTACCTCCCCACGATCATGGATCCGGTCTACGGCCACCAGGTCACCAACGTCGAGGCGTCGATGGCGTCGCCCTCCTCGCTGCTGCACTGGACCCGCCGCATGATCGAGATCCGCAAGCAGAACCCCGCCTTCGGCCTCGGCTCCTTCACCGAGCTCCAGTCCTCCAATCCGGCGGTGCTGGCCTTCCTGCGGGAGTACGAGGACGACCTCGTCCTGTGCGTCAACAACTTCGCCCGGTTCGCGCAGCCCACGGAGCTCGATCTGCGCGAGTTCGACGGCCGTCATCCGGTCGAGCTGTTCGGCGGGGTCCGTTTCCCGGCCATCGGTGAACTGCCGTATCTGCTGACCCTCGGCGGCCACGGCTTCTACTGGTTCCGGCTCTCCCGAGTCGCATCCCGCATCGGTCGACGACTTTGA
- a CDS encoding alpha-1,4-glucan--maltose-1-phosphate maltosyltransferase, which produces MSSTQAIGRIPVRDVRPTVECGRRPAKAVAGETFEVTATVFREGHDAVAANVVLTAPEGGHGPWTPMRELAPGTDRWGAEVTPDVVGNWTYRVEAWSDPLSTWRRTARIKVPAGIDTGLVLEEGADLYERAAAGVPAGPARAAVLAAVEVLRDDSLPVATRLAAALTPEVDAVLARHPLRELVTASQTLPLRVERERALYGSWYEFFPRSEGTPERPHGTFRTAARRLPAIAAMGFDVVYLPPIHPIGTTFRKGRNNTLSAGPDDVGVPWAIGSPEGGHDAVHPDLGTLEDFDHFVTRAREVGLEIALDFALQCSPDHPWVHKHPEWFHHRPDGTIAYAENPPKKYQDIYPIAFDADMDGLIAETLRVLRHWMDHGVRIFRVDNPHTKPVVFWERVIADINRTDPDVIFLAEAFTRPAMMHTLAQIGFQQSYTYFTWRNSKQELTDYLTELSGEAAAYMRPNFFTNTPDILHAYLQHGGRPAFEARAVLAATLSPTWGIYSGYELCENTPIREGSEEYLDSEKYQLKPRDWEAAEREGRTLTPLITRLNTIRRRHPALQRLRNIHFHHTDNDALIAYSKRTDADTVLVVANLDPHRAQEATVSLDMPQLGLDWHEPLSVHDELAGETYHWGRNNYVRLEPGRAPAHVFRVQRSPAAPQIGGSPAS; this is translated from the coding sequence GTGAGCTCGACCCAGGCCATCGGCCGCATCCCGGTACGAGACGTCCGGCCGACCGTGGAATGCGGCAGACGTCCGGCGAAGGCGGTCGCGGGCGAGACGTTCGAGGTCACCGCGACCGTGTTCCGCGAGGGTCACGACGCGGTCGCCGCCAACGTCGTCCTGACGGCCCCGGAGGGCGGACACGGCCCGTGGACGCCGATGCGGGAACTCGCCCCCGGCACCGACCGGTGGGGCGCCGAGGTCACCCCCGACGTCGTGGGCAACTGGACGTATCGCGTCGAGGCCTGGAGCGACCCGCTGTCCACGTGGCGCCGCACGGCCCGCATCAAGGTTCCGGCCGGGATCGACACCGGGCTGGTCCTGGAGGAGGGCGCCGACCTGTACGAGCGGGCGGCGGCCGGAGTCCCGGCGGGCCCGGCGCGGGCGGCGGTGCTGGCGGCTGTGGAGGTGTTGCGCGACGACTCCCTGCCGGTCGCGACGCGTCTCGCCGCCGCGTTGACGCCGGAGGTGGACGCGGTGCTGGCCCGGCATCCGCTGCGGGAACTGGTCACCGCCTCCCAGACCCTGCCGCTGCGGGTGGAACGCGAACGCGCCCTGTACGGCTCCTGGTACGAGTTCTTCCCCCGCTCCGAAGGCACCCCCGAACGCCCGCACGGCACCTTCCGCACCGCCGCCCGCCGCCTGCCCGCCATTGCGGCCATGGGCTTCGACGTGGTCTACCTGCCCCCGATCCACCCCATCGGCACCACCTTCCGCAAAGGCCGCAACAACACCCTCTCCGCCGGACCCGACGACGTCGGCGTGCCCTGGGCCATCGGCTCCCCCGAGGGCGGCCACGACGCCGTCCACCCCGACCTGGGCACCCTCGAGGACTTCGACCACTTCGTGACCCGAGCCCGCGAGGTGGGGCTGGAGATCGCGCTGGACTTCGCCCTGCAGTGCTCCCCCGACCACCCCTGGGTACACAAACACCCCGAGTGGTTCCATCACCGCCCCGACGGCACGATCGCGTACGCGGAGAACCCGCCGAAGAAGTACCAGGACATCTACCCCATCGCCTTCGACGCCGACATGGACGGCCTGATCGCCGAGACCCTGCGCGTCCTGCGGCACTGGATGGACCACGGGGTGCGGATCTTCCGCGTCGACAACCCGCACACCAAACCGGTCGTCTTCTGGGAGCGGGTGATCGCCGACATCAACCGCACCGACCCCGACGTGATCTTCCTGGCCGAGGCGTTCACCCGCCCGGCGATGATGCACACCCTGGCCCAGATCGGCTTCCAGCAGTCCTACACCTACTTCACCTGGCGCAACAGCAAGCAGGAACTGACCGACTACCTCACCGAACTCTCCGGGGAAGCGGCCGCCTACATGCGGCCCAACTTCTTCACCAACACCCCCGACATCCTGCACGCCTACCTCCAGCACGGCGGCCGCCCCGCCTTCGAGGCACGGGCCGTACTGGCCGCCACCCTCTCCCCCACCTGGGGCATCTACAGCGGCTACGAACTGTGCGAGAACACCCCGATCAGGGAGGGCAGCGAGGAGTACCTCGACTCGGAGAAGTACCAGCTCAAACCCCGCGACTGGGAAGCCGCCGAACGCGAAGGCCGCACCCTCACCCCCCTCATCACCCGGCTGAACACGATCAGACGCCGCCACCCCGCTCTGCAACGGCTCAGGAACATCCACTTCCACCACACCGACAACGACGCCCTGATCGCGTACAGCAAACGCACCGACGCGGACACCGTGCTGGTGGTCGCCAACCTCGATCCTCACCGCGCCCAGGAGGCCACGGTCTCGTTGGACATGCCGCAGCTCGGCCTGGACTGGCACGAGCCCCTGTCCGTGCACGACGAGCTGGCGGGCGAGACCTACCACTGGGGCCGGAACAACTACGTGCGGCTGGAGCCCGGTCGGGCGCCCGCGCACGTGTTCCGCGTCCAGCGGTCGCCCGCCGCGCCGCAGATCGGAGGATCCCCCGCGTCATGA
- a CDS encoding DUF5133 domain-containing protein, with product MLLPAKAEVARQLRRYRAWERMMLAAPDDRRIRATFEDSGYTLCVLMGKRCAREAADAAERYLCTSLVAYLREEDERPRTRAGGRRGPPATDRRSPAGR from the coding sequence ATGCTGCTACCGGCCAAAGCCGAAGTGGCCCGGCAACTGCGGCGGTACCGGGCGTGGGAACGCATGATGCTCGCGGCCCCCGACGATCGCAGGATCCGGGCCACCTTCGAGGACTCGGGCTACACGCTCTGTGTGCTCATGGGGAAGCGCTGCGCGCGCGAGGCCGCCGACGCCGCCGAACGGTATCTGTGCACCAGTCTGGTCGCCTACCTCCGGGAGGAGGACGAGCGGCCCCGCACGCGTGCCGGCGGCCGACGCGGCCCTCCGGCGACGGACCGGCGTTCCCCCGCGGGGAGGTAG
- a CDS encoding VOC family protein, protein MNYDVRPPSATKDILSTRSVFGAPCWVSLTSRDLETTEAFYTAVLGWQWQRAKLGDHFRVALADGTPVAGIAAVATMWSMAVAWTPYFAVPSADEAVARVQERGGTTAVGPLSFPPGRAALLADRDGATFGIWEGELNAKWETWRQAQPAFIRLHTRDAFDAAIFYGEVLDWASDRPGCCEVHYEGGEVVLRSRGDIVARIESGALGSAPDPTIRPHWQVHFAVTDIAACARAAEVHGGSVLSKGSEEAVLRDPDGAQFTVTSRRER, encoded by the coding sequence ATGAACTACGACGTGAGACCCCCCAGCGCCACCAAGGACATCCTGTCCACACGCTCCGTGTTCGGCGCGCCCTGCTGGGTCAGTCTGACCAGCCGCGACCTCGAGACGACGGAGGCGTTCTACACGGCCGTGCTGGGCTGGCAGTGGCAGCGGGCGAAGCTCGGCGACCACTTCCGGGTCGCGCTGGCCGACGGGACACCGGTGGCGGGGATCGCCGCGGTCGCCACCATGTGGTCGATGGCGGTGGCCTGGACGCCTTACTTCGCCGTGCCCAGCGCGGACGAGGCCGTGGCGCGGGTGCAGGAGCGCGGTGGTACGACGGCGGTCGGGCCGCTGTCCTTCCCGCCCGGGCGGGCGGCGCTGCTGGCCGACCGGGACGGTGCGACCTTCGGTATCTGGGAGGGCGAGCTCAACGCGAAGTGGGAGACCTGGCGCCAGGCACAGCCGGCGTTCATCAGGCTCCACACGCGCGACGCCTTCGACGCCGCGATCTTCTACGGCGAGGTCCTCGACTGGGCGTCGGACCGTCCCGGCTGCTGCGAGGTCCACTACGAGGGCGGCGAGGTCGTGCTGCGCAGCCGGGGTGACATCGTGGCCCGGATCGAGTCGGGCGCCCTGGGCTCGGCTCCCGACCCCACGATCCGGCCGCACTGGCAGGTCCACTTCGCGGTCACGGACATCGCGGCCTGTGCGCGGGCCGCCGAGGTGCACGGCGGCAGCGTCCTGTCGAAGGGCAGCGAGGAGGCCGTGCTGCGCGACCCGGACGGCGCGCAGTTCACGGTGACCTCGCGCCGCGAACGCTAG
- a CDS encoding MarR family winged helix-turn-helix transcriptional regulator, with amino-acid sequence MESETFPEELADALVGVQRLIRRRVRRDMPDPPLRSAEVELLRLVVDRPGIGISDAAKDLYLASNSVSTLVNQLSRQGYLVRETDPADRRAARLLPTPAAETRLREWRKRRAELVRHQVSRLDEADREALRAAVPALRKLAVTLHEEAEDS; translated from the coding sequence GTGGAATCGGAGACCTTCCCGGAGGAACTCGCCGACGCGCTCGTCGGCGTCCAGCGGCTGATCCGGCGCCGGGTGCGCCGGGACATGCCCGACCCGCCCCTGCGGAGCGCCGAGGTGGAACTGCTGCGCCTGGTCGTGGACCGGCCCGGCATCGGCATCTCGGACGCCGCCAAGGATCTGTACCTGGCGAGCAATTCGGTCTCGACGCTGGTCAACCAACTGTCCCGGCAGGGCTACCTGGTCCGCGAGACGGACCCGGCCGACCGGCGTGCCGCACGACTGCTGCCGACCCCGGCGGCCGAGACCAGGCTGCGCGAGTGGCGCAAGCGGCGCGCCGAGCTCGTACGGCACCAGGTGTCCCGTCTCGACGAGGCGGACCGGGAGGCCCTGCGCGCCGCCGTACCGGCCCTGCGCAAGCTGGCCGTCACCCTGCACGAGGAGGCCGAGGACTCATGA
- a CDS encoding ANTAR domain-containing protein yields MSPLPHEPDESDRIFELQEEVDQLKEAVASHAVVDQAIGMVVALGRVTPDQGWEVLKEVSQHTNIKLRNVADLILIWGRSGDMPPEIRAELEDALDRYGPTQIPGVPPPE; encoded by the coding sequence GTGTCACCACTACCGCACGAGCCGGACGAGTCGGACCGCATCTTCGAGCTCCAGGAAGAGGTCGACCAGCTCAAGGAAGCGGTCGCCTCGCACGCCGTCGTGGACCAGGCGATCGGCATGGTCGTCGCCCTCGGCAGGGTGACGCCGGACCAGGGCTGGGAAGTACTGAAGGAAGTCTCCCAGCACACCAACATCAAGCTCCGCAACGTGGCGGACCTGATACTGATCTGGGGGCGGAGCGGGGACATGCCCCCGGAGATCCGTGCCGAGCTGGAAGACGCCCTCGACCGCTACGGTCCGACGCAGATTCCGGGCGTGCCGCCGCCGGAGTGA